The proteins below are encoded in one region of Astatotilapia calliptera unplaced genomic scaffold, fAstCal1.2 U_scaffold_5, whole genome shotgun sequence:
- the LOC113018227 gene encoding histone H2B 1/2 — protein MPEPAKSAPKKGSKKAVTKTAGKGGKKKRKTRKESYAIYVYKVLKQVHPDTGISSKAMSIMNSFVNDIFERIAAEASRLAHYNKRSTITSREIQTAVRLLLPGELAKHAVSEGTKAVTKYTSSK, from the coding sequence ATGCCTGAACCTGCGAAGTCGGCGCCCAAGAAGGGCTCCAAGAAAGCCGTGACCAAGACCGCCGGCAAGGGCggcaagaagaagagaaagaccaGGAAGGAGAGCTACGCCATCTACGTGTACAAGGTGCTGAAGCAGGTCCACCCCGACACCGGGATCTCCTCAAAGGCCATGAGCATCATGAACTCGTTTGTCAACGACATCTTCGAGCGCATCGCAGCCGAGGCATCTCGCCTGGCCCATTACAACAAACGCTCCACCATCACTTCCAGGGAGATCCAGACCGCAGTGCGCCTGCTCCTCCCCGGTGAGCTGGCCAAGCACGCAGTGTCTGAGGGCACCAAGGCTGTGACAAAGTACACGAGCTCCAAATAA
- the LOC113018228 gene encoding histone H4, translated as MSGRGKGGKGLGKGGAKRHRKVLRDNIQGITKPAIRRLARRGGVKRISGLIYEETRGVLKVFLENVIRDAVTYTEHAKRKTVTAMDVVYALKRQGRTLYGFGG; from the coding sequence ATGAGTGGACGGGGCAAGGGTGGCAAAGGACTCGGCAAGGGAGGCGCCAAGCGTCACCGTAAAGTTCTCCGTGATAACATCCAGGGTATCACCAAACCTGCTATCCGTCGTCTGGCTCGCCGTGGCGGAGTGAAGCGTATCTCCGGCCTCATCTACGAGGAGACTCGTGGTGTGCTCAAGGTGTTCCTGGAGAACGTCATCCGTGATGCCGTCACCTACACTGAGCACGCCAAGAGGAAGACTGTGACCGCCATGGATGTGGTGTACGCTCTGAAGAGGCAGGGCCGCACTCTGTACGGCTTTGGCGGTTAA
- the LOC113018219 gene encoding histone H3: MARTKQTARKSTGGKAPRKQLATKAARKSAPATGGVKKPHRYRPGTVALREIRRYQKSTELLIRKLPFQRLVREIAQDFKTDLRFQSSAVMALQEASEAYLVGLFEDTNLCAIHAKRVTIMPKDIQLARRIRGERA; encoded by the coding sequence ATGGCAAGAACCAAGCAGACTGCTCGCAAGTCTACTGGCGGCAAAGCCCCCAGGAAGCAGCTGGCCACCAAGGCCGCCCGTAAGAGCGCCCCGGCCACCGGGGGCGTCAAGAAGCCTCACCGTTATAGGCCTGGTACCGTGGCTCTGCGCGAGATCCGCCGTTACCAGAAATCCACCGAGCTGCTGATCCGCAAGTTGCCCTTCCAGCGTCTGGTCCGCGAGATCGCTCAGGACTTCAAGACCGACCTGCGCTTCCAGAGCTCTGCTGTCATGGCTCTGCAGGAGGCCAGCGAGGCTTATCTGGTCGGACTCTTCGAGGACACCAACCTGTGCGCCATCCACGCCAAAAGGGTCACCATCATGCCCAAAGACATCCAGCTGGCTCGCCGCATCCGCGGAGAGAGAGCTTAA
- the LOC113018225 gene encoding histone H2A-like, with the protein MSGRGKTGGKARAKAKTRSSRAGLQFPVGRVHRLLRKGNYAERVGAGAPVYLAAVLEYLTAEILELAGNAARDNKKTRIIPRHLQLAVRNDEELNKLLGGVTIAQGGVLPNIQAVLLPKKTEKPAKAK; encoded by the coding sequence ATGAGTGGGCGCGGAAAGACCGGAGGCAAAGCCAGAGCTAAGGCCAAGACCCGCTCATCCCGTGCCGGGCTTCAGTTCCCCGTGGGTCGTGTCCACAGACTGCTGCGCAAAGGCAACTATGCCGAGCGTGTAGGAGCCGGCGCCCCCGTTTACCTGGCGGCTGTGCTCGAGTACCTGACCGCTGAGATCCTGGAGCTGGCAGGCAACGCAGCCCGCGACAACAAGAAGACTCGTATCATCCCACGTCACCTGCAGCTGGCTGTGCGCAACGACGAGGAGCTCAACAAGCTCCTGGGGGGAGTCACCATCGCTCAGGGTGGTGTGCTGCCCAACATCCAGGCTGTGCTGCTGCCCAAGAAGACCGAGAAGCCCGCCAAGGCCAAGTAA
- the LOC113018201 gene encoding histone H1-like, with product MSEEAPAPAAVPAKAAKKKKTTASKPKKVGPSVGELIVKTVAASKERSGVSAAALKKALAAGGYDVDKNKARVKTAIKSLVAKGTLVQTKGTGASGSFKMNKKVTESKAKKPAKKAAPKAKKPAATKAKKPAAAAAKKSPKKAAAAAKKPAAAKKSPKKAKKPAAAAKKAPKSPKKVAKSPKKVLKKAPATKKSPAKKAAKPKVKKAATAAKKK from the coding sequence ATGTCCGAGGAAGCTCCCGCACCTGCTGCCGTCCCGGCCAAGGcggccaagaagaagaagacgacggCTTCTAAGCCCAAGAAGGTCGGGCCCAGCGTGGGCGAGCTGATTGTGAAAACCGTGGCCGCTTCCAAGGAGCGCAGCGGCGTGTCCGCAGCCGCGCTCAAGAAGGCTCTGGCTGCCGGAGGCTACGATGTGGACAAGAACAAGGCCCGCGTCAAGACCGCCATCAAGAGCCTGGTAGCGAAGGGCACTCTGGTGCAGACCAAGGGCACCGGGGCCTCCGGATCCTTCAAGATGAACAAGAAGGTTACTGAGAGCAAAGCCAAGAAGCCCGCGAAGAAAGCCGCTCCTAAAGCCAAGAAGCCCGCCGCGACCAAAGCCAAGAAAccggcagcagcagctgccAAGAAGTCGCCcaagaaggcagcagcagcagctaagAAGCCCGCAGCCGCTAAGAAGTCGCCCAAGAAGGCCAAGAAGCCCGCAGCGGCGGCCAAGAAAGCGCCCAAAAGCCCCAAGAAGGTGGCAAAGAGCCCCAAGAAGGTGCTCAAGAAGGCTCCCGCAACAAAGAAATCCCCCGCCAAGAAGGCCGCCAAGCCCAAAGTCAAGAAGGCGGCCACAGCAGCCAAGAAGAAGTGA
- the LOC113018226 gene encoding histone H2B 1/2, whose translation MPEPAKSAPKKGSKKAVTKTAGKGGKKKRKTRKESYAIYVYKVLKQVHPDTGISSKAMSIMNSFVNDIFERIAAEASRLAHYNKRSTITSREIQTAVRLLLPGELAKHAVSEGTKAVTKYTSSK comes from the coding sequence ATGCCTGAACCCGCCAAGTCGGCGCCCAAGAAGGGCTCCAAGAAAGCCGTGACCAAGACCGCCGGCAAGGGCggcaagaagaagagaaagaccaGGAAGGAGAGCTACGCCATCTACGTGTACAAGGTGCTGAAGCAGGTCCACCCCGACACCGGGATCTCCTCAAAGGCCATGAGCATCATGAACTCGTTTGTCAACGACATCTTCGAGCGCATCGCAGCCGAGGCATCTCGCCTGGCCCATTACAACAAACGCTCCACCATCACCTCCAGGGAGATCCAGACCGCAGTGCGCCTGCTCCTCCCCGGTGAGCTGGCCAAGCACGCAGTGTCTGAGGGCACCAAGGCTGTGACAAAGTACACGAGCTCCAAATAA